The following are encoded together in the Tribolium castaneum strain GA2 chromosome 3, icTriCast1.1, whole genome shotgun sequence genome:
- the LOC660185 gene encoding uncharacterized protein LOC660185 — translation MQGPPFLLLLLFLAVSPLRAEIEERFKEDFYKIYKHTAIEAKEITNEHITPDKITYFLFTKNNLEDYVELDPSKPEQLAKKNVPIVFIIHGWLEKREKDWYEDLKNAFLARNKEYHVVQVDWSDPALQLYTVSSWNTKDVGKFIGEFIVKLHKDHAVLLDNFLVVGHSLGGQIAGFVGKKVQELTGKKLKRIVALDPAGPFFVSRPEEERLNRNDAEVVHVIHTNGGTFGFEKPCGTIDFFPNGGSSQPGCKKIDITDPKTIADPVICDHQRSWGYFIDAVKSPDNFMASKCSSFEEFKSRQCDSENVSMGDLKTRATGEFYLETNEEKPFKAKQRKDFTKNELYVQLCPKMKEKICGFVLLLTIIGLQSAKADIEDRLKEDFFKIYKHTAIEAKEITNEHVTPDKIKYFLFTKNHPENYTEIDPSSPEELAEAKVPIVFIIHGWTENREREWYEDLKNAFLTRREDYYVVQVDWSDPADQIYTISSWNTKDVGHIIGEFIVGLHKNYSVPLGNILLVGHSLGGQVSGFVGKKVQELTGNKLPRIIALDPAGPLFISRPDEERLNKNDAEVVHVIHTDGGTFGFKSSCGTIDFFPNGGSSQPGCTRIDLLDIKSVAEPITCDHHRSWQFFIEAVLNPNEFLATRCESYTKFKTGLCEKDEVPMGDLETKKTGDFYLETNKEKPFAKRRRGLGVGSVLSSLKVF, via the exons ATGCAAGGACCACCGTTTTTGCTTTTACTCTTGTTCCTCGCAGTTTCTCCTCTTCGTG CGGAAATTGAGGAGCGCTTCAAAGaagatttttacaaaatctacAAACACACCGCAATTGAAGCCAAGGAGATCACCAACGAGCATATAACCCCCGATAAGATTACGTATTTTTTGTTCACGAAAAACAATCTTGAAGATTACGTTGAGTTGGACCCATCAAAGCCCGAACAACTGGCCAAGAAAAATGTCCCCATTGTGTTCATAATCCACGGATGGCTCGAAAAACGCGAGAAAGACTGGTACGAGGACctgaaaaatgcatttttggcCAGGAATAAGGAATACCATGTCGTGCAAGTCGACTGGTCAGACCCTGCCCTCCAGTTATACACAGTTTCGTCCTGGAACACAAAAGACGTGGGAAAATTCATCGGCGAATTCATAGTCAAGTTGCACAAAGACCATGCTGTTCTTCTTGACAACTTCCTGGTCGTTGGCCACTCACTCGGAGGCCAGATCGCTGGATTCGTGGGCAAAAAAGTGCAAGAACTGACCGGAAAAAAACTTAAGCGGATCGTGGCACTGGATCCTGCAGGTCCTTTCTTCGTCAGCAGACCTGAAGAGGAGCGACTGAACCGAAACGACGCCGAAGTCGTCCACGTAATCCACACGAATGGTGGAACTTTCGGTTTTGAAAAACCGTGCGGTACCATCGATTTTTTCCCGAACGGGGGCAGCTCGCAACCCGGGTGCAAGAAAATCGACATTACGGACCCAAAAACTATTGCTGATCCAG TGATTTGTGACCACCAAAGAAGCTGGGGGTACTTTATTGATGCTGTGAAAAGTCCTGACAACTTTATGGCTTCAAAGTGCAGCAGTTTTGAAGAGTTCAAGTCGAGACAGTGTGACAGTGAGAATGTTTCAATGGGGGATTTGAAAACTAGAGCCACAGGGGAGTTTTATCTCGAAACAAACGAGGAGAAGCCGTTTAAGGCCAAGCAACGTAAAGACTTTACCAAAAATGAATTGTA CGTACAACTCTGCCCGAAAATGAAGGAAAAAATCTGCGGCTTTGTCCTGCTCCTGACAATAATCGGTCTCCAAA GTGCGAAGGCGGATATTGAGGACCGTTTAAAagaagattttttcaaaatttacaaacacaCGGCCATTGAAGCAAAGGAGATCACTAACGAACACGTCACCCCTGAtaagataaaatattttttatttacgaaaaATCACCCCGAAAATTACACGGAAATTGATCCGTCAAGTCCCGAAGAACTTGCCGAAGCTAAAGTCCCGATAGTTTTCATCATCCATGGCTGGACTGAAAACAGGGAAAGGGAGTGGTATGAAGACctgaaaaatgcatttttgacAAGAAGGGAAGATTATTACGTTGTGCAGGTCGACTGGTCGGACCCAGCTGACCAAATTTACACCATTTCGTCCTGGAACACCAAGGATGTTG GCCACATTATCGGAGAATTTATCGTTGGTCTGCATAAAAACTACTCAGTGCCTCTTGGGAACATTCTCCTCGTTGGTCATTCTTTGGGTGGGCAAGTTTCCGGTTTCGTCGGGAAAAAAGTGCAAGAACTAACCGGCAACAAATTACCACGAATTATTGCTCTGGATCCTGCAGGACCTCTTTTTATCAGCCGGCCGGACGAAGAACGGCTGAATAAAAATGACGCGGAAGTTGTCCACGTAATTCACACGGACGGTGGTACTTTTGGGTTCAAATCGTCCTGTGGGACTATTGATTTCTTCCCGAATGGGGGCAGCTCGCAGCCAGGGTGCACTAGGATCGACCTACTCGACATTAAAAGCGTGGCCGAGCCAA TAACGTGTGACCATCACAGGAGCTGGCAGTTCTTTATTGAAGCGGTGCTAAACCCGAACGAATTTTTGGCCACAAGGTGCGAGAGTTATACGAAATTCAAGACGGGCTTGTGTGAGAAAGACGAAGTACCGATGGGGGACTTGGAAACTAAGAAAACGGGAGACTTTTATTTGGAGACTAATAAGGAAAAGCCATTCGCTAAGAGGAGACGAGGATTGGGAGTAGGAAGTGTTTTATCTTCCTTGAAGGTGTTTTAA
- the LOC660057 gene encoding G patch domain-containing protein 11: MSDSEDDYMSDKLLMKCDEDVRPGLVFNRTTKRKYELEKKRQELSAKKPKNSKEREEERRQEGLNTAISNDNKGFKLLEKMGFKQGQGLGKSQSGITEPIKIELRSGKSGVGLESHFKEKVTRKKVHKEETLAKKMDAFHTSIKNKQAQKLLCKDFVKAQRACEDLDLRKNTDEPIQEFYWTRETIKKKRGVQDDEEEEEQFNEEFDSYFTDENLSELIHYLRNTHLYCMFCAFVATDENDLSTSCPGPNRSDHDDD, from the exons atgtcGGATTCGGAAGATGATTACATGTCTGATAAGCTTTTAATGAAATG tGATGAAGACGTCCGTCCTGGACTAGTTTTCAACCGCACAACGAAACGAAAGTATGAACTAGAGAAAAAAAGGCAGGAGCTTTCGGCCAAGAAGCccaaaaacagtaaagaaagaGAAGAGGAGCGAAGACAAGAGGGCTTGAACACTGCTATTTCAAATGACAACAAGGGCTTTAAATTGTTGGAGAAAATGGGTTTCAAGCAAGGACAAGGTTTGGGAAAATCGCAGTCTGGCATAACAGAGCCCATTAAAATAGAACTAAGGAGTGGCAAGTCAGGGGTTGGGTTAGAAAGCCATTTTAAGGAAAAAGTTACCAGGAAGAAGGTTCACAAAGAGGAGACTCTTGCAAAGAAAATGGACGCGTTTCATAcaagtattaaaaataaacaagccCAGAAGTTGCTCTGTAAGGATTTTGTTAAAGCGCAGAGAGCTTGTGAAGATTTGGATTTAAGAAAG AACACTGATGAGCCAATTCAGGAGTTTTATTGGACGAGGGAAACAATTAAGAAGAAGAGAGGTGTTCAAGACGATGAGGAAGAAGAGGAACAGTTTAATGAAGAATTTGATTCCTACTTTACTGATGAAAATTTAAGCGAACTAATTCATTATCTAAGAAACACGCATTTATATTGCATGTTTTGTGCATTTGTCGCAACTGACGAAAATGACTTAAGTACAAGTTGTCCAGGTCCTAACAGAAGCGATCACGATGacgattaa
- the LOC659996 gene encoding transmembrane protein 50A has translation MGIADCFENINIPPCIWFEGGDRRNAYASMISGFLFFVGWWIIIDAASVYPGTVLAGYHMCGVVGAVSLIMINSVSNAQMRGDAYEGGCLGPRGAKVWLFVGFVMGFASVIASCGILFADFVNKKVPHYWPGVAIFLQNVFIFIASLIFKFGRSEDIWT, from the exons ATGGGTATAGCTGACtgttttgaaaatataaatattccgCCGTGTATTTGGTTCGAAGGGGGTGATAGGCGAAATGCGTACGCTTCAATGATCTCGGGGTTTTTG tttttcgtaGGCTGGTGGATAATAATCGATGCCGCAAGTGTATACCCAGGGACTGTCCTAGCAGGATACCACATGTGTGGGGTCGTGGGGGCCGTGTCTTTGATAATGATCAATTCCGTTTCAAACGCCCAAATGAGGGGCGACGCTTATGAGGGGGGCTGTTTGGGCCCCCGAGGCGCCAAAGTGTGgctttttgtcggttttgtaATGGGTTTTGCATCTGTGATTGCCTCTTGTGGAATATTATTTGCTGATTTCGTCAACAAGA AGGTGCCTCACTATTGGCCGGGAGTCGCTATATTTTTGCAGAacgtgtttatttttatcgcGTCACTCATATTCAAGTTTGGTAGATCTGAAGACATTTGGACATAG
- the Sec10 gene encoding exocyst complex component 5, protein MMQQYMKELEQEPFDAEEFVERLAWRTIAETKNDGDEDFNPTLLHDSFVQAIKDLTLLQERQKKKCERLEAAVREDEALFFQKIHDLLGQNKQAIDTFQELDGKINHVATKVLHLGDQLDSVNGPRARVVDAKNLMTHLNEFLQTGPLTSEIFTDSSKIDEAAEVIQKLYLISQDLPSPKFEGLKRKIERKYDETERTLIEEFSNAQRRDDFKRMKEIANVLSQFKGYPQCVDAYIERSQAGCLLSKDVFSRLFPLCELNYDVIKKVFNNPEQVLAKFVLNLYHLKLQEYIASKLSSKLDSYNYLKTLYELYDRTNQLSQDLSVFNMGSDKNYLNKLTSNIFNKYIDNYIALELKCLKERSSANLQRYYESKNHQKKQIQSGGFQDLRRDIQAVIGTRANINIAQIENYGGETFLSEELAITILQDTKQAFQRCQLLSKPEDKASNASQILDRLLNSLLIEHVDYALELGLQAIPVVEGSKNPPTLYFFTVVHQSNNITHLLEKQITDLAVPLIINTPKYSDCMQKKKFILEDIERKVNTGLDRTLNAVGSWVKVYLQSEQKKTDFKPETDDFDTVASPACKAVSQYISNVIKEIKDNLDGNNVTAILQELGIRLHRVIYDHLLQFQFNTAGAMVAICDLNEYRSCTKHLGPLVAELFETLHALCNLLLVKPENLQQVCSEDSLVNLDRSVLHNFIQLRSDFKTQKQNFLKV, encoded by the exons ATGATGCAACAATATATGAAAGAACTGGAGCAG GAACCGTTTGATGCTGAAGAATTTGTTGAAAGATTAGCTTGGCGCACAATagctgaaacaaaaaatgacgGTGATGAGGACTTTAATCCAACATTGCTGCATGACTCGTTTGTTCAAGCTATTAA AGACTTAACTTTGCTCCAAGAAAGGCAAAAAAAGAAATGTGAAAGGCTCGAAGCCGCCGTACGCGAAGACGAAgcattgttttttcaaaaaatccacGATTTATTGGGGCAAAATAAA CAAGCCATTGATACGTTTCAAGAGCTAGACGGAAAAATTAACCATGTGGCGACAAAAGTCCTACACTTGGGTGACCAGTTAGATAGTGTTAACGGACCTAGGGCAAGAGTTGTTGATGCAAAAAATCTAATGACACATTTGAATGAATTCTTACAAACTGGCCCTCTCACTTCAGAAATCTTCACCGACTCgtcaaaa ATTGATGAAGCGGCAGAAGTGATACAAAAGTTGTATTTAATTTCACAAGACCTGCCCTcaccaaa ATTTGAGGGCTTAAAGCGCAAAATTGAAAGAAAGTACGATGAGACAGAGCGGACTTTAATTGAAGAATTCTCAAATGCGCAAAGGAGGGACGATTTCAAAAGAATGAAAGAAATCGCTAATGTTTTATCACAATTTAAAGGCTACCCCCAGTGCGTTGATGCTTACATTGAACGGAGTCAAGCT ggTTGCTTGTTGAGTAAAGATGTATTTTCGCGTTTGTTTCCCTTATGTGAACTAAACTACGATGTTATTAAGAAAGTATTTAATAACCCGGAACAAGTATTGGCAAAATTTGTCctaaatttgtatcatttGAAACTGCAAGAGTACATCGCGTCAAAACTATCCTCGAAATTAGATagttacaattatttaaaaactttgtacGAGTTATATGACAG aacCAATCAGTTATCGCAAGATTTATCCGTTTTTAACATGGGGAGCgacaaaaactatttaaataaGCTAACAAGTaacattttcaataaatacaTCGATAATTACATAGC ATTAGAACTAAAGTGTCTCAAAGAACGCAGTTCTGCCAATTTGCAACGTTACTACGAATCAAAAAACCACCAAAAGAAACAGATCCAATCTGGCgg GTTCCAAGACTTGAGACGCGACATCCAGGCCGTAATTGGGACAAGGGCCAACATTAACATAGCCCAGATTGAAAATTATGGTGGCGAAACATTCCTGTCTGAGGAATTAGCAATTACAATTTTGCAAGACACGAAACAAGCGTTCCAGCGTTGTCAGCTG ctttcAAAGCCTGAAGACAAGGCGTCCAATGCCAGTCAAATTTTAGACCGTTTGCTCAATTCTTTGCTAATTGAACACGTAGATTATGCGCTGGAGTTGGGGCTTCAGGCGATTCCTGTGGTAGAAGGGTCCAAGAATCCTCCAACTTTGTATTTCTTCACAGTGGTGCACCAGAGCAACAATATAACGCACTTGCTTGAGAAACAAATCACTGATTTAGCGGTGCCTCTCATTAT AAATACGCCAAAATACAGCGATTGCATGCAAaagaaaaagtttattttggaGGATATTGAACGGAAAGTTAACACCGGACTGGACAG aaCTTTGAATGCTGTGGGAAGTTGGGTAAAAGTCTACCTGCAATCAGAGCAgaaaaaaaccgattttaaacCAGAAACTGACGACTTCGATACGGTCGCTTCTCCG GCGTGCAAAGCAGTTTCCCAATACATAAGTAATGTAATTAAGGAGATCAAAGACAATTTGGACGGTAACAACGTTACTGCCATTTTGCAAGAGCTGGGAATTCGATTACATCGCGTTATTTACGATCATTTATTGCAGTTTCAGTTCAACACCGCGg GTGCAATGGTCGcaatttgtgatttaaatGAGTACCGATCATGTACTAAACATTTAGGTCCGCTTGTGGCCGAGTTGTTCGAAACTTTGCATGCGCTGtgcaatttattattagtGAAGCcagaaaatttgcaacaagTGTGTTCAGAGGATTCTCTGGTGAATCTCGACCGCTCGGTTTTGCACAACTTTATCCAGCTTCGGAGCGATTTCAagacacaaaaacaaaattttctcaaagTGTAA
- the Art1 gene encoding protein arginine N-methyltransferase 1 isoform X2: protein MDTTDVGAMNNHVSEEKMEDIPAEEMTSRDYYFDSYAHFGIHEEMLKDEVRTLTYRNSMHHNKHLFAGKTVIDIGCGTGILSMFAAKAGAKRVFAIECSNIVDYARKIVETNKLDHIITIIKGKVEEVELPEGIDKVDIIISEWMGYCLFYESMLDTVLYARDKWLKPDGLLFPDRCSLFITAIEDRQYKDEKINWWDDVYGFDMSSIRKVAISEPLVDVVDPKQVVTNSCLVKEVDLYTVKKEDLEFCAPFSLVVRRNDYVQALVTFFTVEFTKCHKRIGFTTAPDAPYTHWKQTVFYFEDYMTVKKGEEINGTFTMKPNPRNNRDLDFVIELNFKGELGEVHENNRYRMR from the coding sequence ATGGATACAACGGACGTCGGGGCCATGAATAACCATGTCAGCGAGGAGAAAATGGAAGATATTCCAGCCGAGGAGATGACTTCTCGAGACTATTACTTCGACTCGTACGCTCACTTCGGCATCCACGAAGAGATGCTAAAAGACGAAGTACGGACTTTAACTTACCGCAATTCGATGCACCATAACAAACACTTATTCGCGGGTAAAACTGTGATAGATATTGGATGTGGGACGGGGATTTTAAGCATGTTCGCCGCCAAGGCGGGGGCCAAGCGCGTCTTTGCGATTGAATGCTCCAACATCGTCGACTACGCGCGCAAAATCGTCGAAACGAACAAGCTCGACCACATCATCACCATAATTAAGGGCAAAGTCGAGGAGGTGGAGCTGCCCGAGGGCATTGACAAAGTCGATATCATCATCTCGGAGTGGATGGGCTATTGCCTCTTTTACGAAAGTATGTTGGACACAGTATTATACGCCCGAGACAAGTGGCTCAAACCCGACGGCCTATTGTTCCCCGACCGCTGCTCGCTGTTCATTACCGCCATCGAGGACAGGCAATACAAGGACGAGAAGATCAACTGGTGGGACGACGTCTACGGCTTCGACATGAGCTCAATCCGCAAGGTCGCCATCAGCGAGCCGCTGGTGGACGTCGTGGACCCCAAGCAGGTCGTCACGAACTCGTGCCTAGTGAAAGAAGTCGACTTGTACACCGTCAAGAAGGAGGATTTGGAGTTCTGTGCGCCGTTCAGTTTGGTGGTCCGGAGGAACGACTACGTCCAAGCCCTTGTCACTTTCTTCACTGTAGAATTTACGAAATGCCACAAACGTATCGGGTTCACCACCGCCCCAGACGCACCTTACACGCACTGGAAGCAGACGGTGTTCTACTTCGAGGACTACATGACGGTCAAGAAGGGAGAGGAAATCAACGGAACATTCACCATGAAGCCTAACCCGAGGAACAACAGGGATCTGGACTTTGTTATCGAACTTAACTTCAAAGGAGAATTAGGCGAAGTCCACGAAAATAACAGATACCGCATGcgctaa
- the Art1 gene encoding protein arginine N-methyltransferase 1 isoform X1 encodes MASCEIKETLVFNNSTGNVGSNENLHKMDTTDVGAMNNHVSEEKMEDIPAEEMTSRDYYFDSYAHFGIHEEMLKDEVRTLTYRNSMHHNKHLFAGKTVIDIGCGTGILSMFAAKAGAKRVFAIECSNIVDYARKIVETNKLDHIITIIKGKVEEVELPEGIDKVDIIISEWMGYCLFYESMLDTVLYARDKWLKPDGLLFPDRCSLFITAIEDRQYKDEKINWWDDVYGFDMSSIRKVAISEPLVDVVDPKQVVTNSCLVKEVDLYTVKKEDLEFCAPFSLVVRRNDYVQALVTFFTVEFTKCHKRIGFTTAPDAPYTHWKQTVFYFEDYMTVKKGEEINGTFTMKPNPRNNRDLDFVIELNFKGELGEVHENNRYRMR; translated from the exons ATGGCGTCTtgtgaaattaaagaaactcTGGTGTTCAATAACAGCACAGGAAATGTAGGATCAAAT GAAAACCTTCATAAAATGGATACAACGGACGTCGGGGCCATGAATAACCATGTCAGCGAGGAGAAAATGGAAGATATTCCAGCCGAGGAGATGACTTCTCGAGACTATTACTTCGACTCGTACGCTCACTTCGGCATCCACGAAGAGATGCTAAAAGACGAAGTACGGACTTTAACTTACCGCAATTCGATGCACCATAACAAACACTTATTCGCGGGTAAAACTGTGATAGATATTGGATGTGGGACGGGGATTTTAAGCATGTTCGCCGCCAAGGCGGGGGCCAAGCGCGTCTTTGCGATTGAATGCTCCAACATCGTCGACTACGCGCGCAAAATCGTCGAAACGAACAAGCTCGACCACATCATCACCATAATTAAGGGCAAAGTCGAGGAGGTGGAGCTGCCCGAGGGCATTGACAAAGTCGATATCATCATCTCGGAGTGGATGGGCTATTGCCTCTTTTACGAAAGTATGTTGGACACAGTATTATACGCCCGAGACAAGTGGCTCAAACCCGACGGCCTATTGTTCCCCGACCGCTGCTCGCTGTTCATTACCGCCATCGAGGACAGGCAATACAAGGACGAGAAGATCAACTGGTGGGACGACGTCTACGGCTTCGACATGAGCTCAATCCGCAAGGTCGCCATCAGCGAGCCGCTGGTGGACGTCGTGGACCCCAAGCAGGTCGTCACGAACTCGTGCCTAGTGAAAGAAGTCGACTTGTACACCGTCAAGAAGGAGGATTTGGAGTTCTGTGCGCCGTTCAGTTTGGTGGTCCGGAGGAACGACTACGTCCAAGCCCTTGTCACTTTCTTCACTGTAGAATTTACGAAATGCCACAAACGTATCGGGTTCACCACCGCCCCAGACGCACCTTACACGCACTGGAAGCAGACGGTGTTCTACTTCGAGGACTACATGACGGTCAAGAAGGGAGAGGAAATCAACGGAACATTCACCATGAAGCCTAACCCGAGGAACAACAGGGATCTGGACTTTGTTATCGAACTTAACTTCAAAGGAGAATTAGGCGAAGTCCACGAAAATAACAGATACCGCATGcgctaa